A genomic segment from Leptospira congkakensis encodes:
- a CDS encoding glycoside hydrolase family 1 protein, whose protein sequence is MSKGFELPKDFLLGSATAATQIEGGDIHNNWYHWSLAGKVGNGESSFTGADHYARYAEDVKLLSKLNQECYRMSIEWSRIEPSEGEWSMDAVAHYRDEFRLLLEAGIKPLVTLHHFSCPEWFQKKGGWLGKDAVSEFLNFVEFSVKQFGDLVSEWCTINEPNVFANDSYVDGKYPPGSHGDIPAYLKVTRRLILSHLKSYKLIHKIRKESGFTGQTKVGFAHHLAVFAPLTSHPLARLGCFLSDYLFHEIQTKGFIEGKLSFPIGFGYPEGKGVFCDFIGINYYSRHLFKASYNPGNLFATPMVDPNCPDSRKNDLGWEIYPEGLSIVCHRIWDEYKLPIYITENGIPDEKDEKREQYIVNHLATIRRLLDEGVSVERYYYWSFLDNLEWNDGYGPRFGLVEVDYSNMDRKVRKSALRYAEICKTKRVSLNP, encoded by the coding sequence ATGTCAAAAGGTTTTGAACTTCCGAAAGATTTTTTATTAGGTTCTGCTACCGCTGCCACTCAGATTGAAGGTGGAGATATTCATAACAATTGGTATCATTGGTCACTTGCTGGAAAAGTCGGAAATGGAGAGTCTAGTTTTACTGGTGCCGATCATTATGCGCGTTATGCGGAAGATGTAAAGCTATTATCAAAACTCAATCAAGAATGTTACAGGATGAGTATTGAATGGAGTCGGATCGAACCCTCTGAGGGAGAATGGTCAATGGATGCAGTAGCTCATTATCGTGATGAGTTTCGACTTCTTTTGGAAGCTGGGATCAAACCTCTAGTCACACTCCATCATTTTTCTTGTCCCGAATGGTTCCAGAAAAAGGGAGGATGGTTAGGAAAGGATGCGGTAAGTGAATTCCTAAACTTTGTTGAATTTTCTGTAAAACAATTTGGCGATCTTGTTTCCGAATGGTGCACGATCAACGAACCAAATGTTTTTGCTAATGATAGTTATGTGGATGGTAAATATCCTCCGGGAAGTCATGGGGATATACCTGCGTATTTAAAAGTCACTCGTCGGCTCATTCTATCTCACCTCAAATCTTATAAACTCATTCATAAAATTCGAAAGGAATCTGGTTTTACAGGACAAACTAAGGTTGGTTTTGCGCACCATCTTGCTGTTTTTGCACCTCTAACATCCCATCCTTTAGCACGTCTTGGTTGTTTTTTAAGTGATTATCTATTTCATGAAATTCAAACAAAAGGTTTCATAGAAGGGAAGTTATCCTTTCCCATTGGATTTGGTTATCCAGAAGGGAAGGGTGTTTTCTGTGATTTTATCGGAATTAATTACTACTCTCGCCATCTTTTTAAAGCCAGTTACAATCCTGGAAATTTATTTGCTACGCCTATGGTAGATCCAAATTGTCCCGATTCTCGCAAAAATGATTTGGGTTGGGAGATTTATCCGGAAGGACTCTCTATTGTTTGTCATCGGATTTGGGATGAATACAAACTTCCCATCTATATTACAGAGAATGGGATTCCTGATGAAAAAGACGAAAAGAGGGAACAGTATATTGTTAACCATTTAGCAACGATTCGTCGGTTACTCGATGAAGGTGTCTCTGTGGAACGTTATTACTATTGGTCGTTTTTAGATAATTTAGAATGGAATGATGGATATGGTCCAAGGTTTGGACTGGTTGAAGTGGATTATTCGAATATGGATCGGAAAGTTCGTAAAAGTGCTCTTCGTTATGCAGAGATTTGTAAAACGAAAAGAGTAT
- a CDS encoding DUF2461 domain-containing protein, whose translation MKIGKNILQFLSELKLNNNRNWFLENKTRFQEIQNELIMITGSLLGEIEKFDKTVRGVDPKSCIFRIYKDVRFSKDKSPYKTHFGIFMRGGNRKIDGTGYYLHIEPDGSLLGGGCYKPEPKALQQIRERIVADTKSFRKILENQKFVQNFGTTFYAEKLKTAPKGFAKDHPALEFLKYKGFAVAKKIKNTDLTSNHFMDDAIQSFQTIYPLNQFLEETMAKK comes from the coding sequence GTGAAAATCGGCAAAAATATTCTTCAATTCCTTTCTGAATTAAAACTAAACAACAATCGTAACTGGTTTTTAGAAAACAAAACTAGGTTTCAAGAAATCCAAAATGAATTGATTATGATTACTGGTTCTTTGTTAGGTGAAATAGAAAAGTTTGATAAAACTGTCAGAGGAGTCGATCCTAAATCTTGTATTTTTAGAATTTATAAAGATGTTCGTTTTTCTAAAGATAAAAGTCCCTACAAAACGCATTTCGGGATTTTTATGCGAGGAGGAAACAGGAAGATTGATGGCACAGGTTATTATCTACATATAGAACCAGATGGATCTCTTCTCGGTGGTGGTTGTTATAAGCCGGAGCCCAAGGCCTTACAACAAATCAGAGAAAGGATTGTCGCCGATACAAAGTCATTTCGAAAAATTTTAGAGAATCAAAAATTTGTTCAAAATTTTGGAACAACTTTCTATGCGGAAAAATTGAAAACAGCACCTAAAGGTTTTGCGAAAGACCATCCTGCGTTAGAGTTTTTGAAATACAAAGGATTTGCTGTTGCAAAAAAGATAAAAAATACTGATTTAACATCCAATCATTTTATGGATGATGCAATCCAAAGTTTTCAAACCATATACCCTCTAAATCAATTTTTAGAAGAAACTATGGCGAAGAAATAA
- a CDS encoding type I restriction endonuclease, producing the protein MVNQNPEQIARDQIDIQLGQAGWIIQNLNKINLNAGMGVAVREYQTDVGPVDYLLFVDGKPCGVVEAKRAEEGHRISTHEEQAENYAKATLKHLHKQHLPFTYIATGEVIRFSNFLDPKPRAREIFAFHTPATLKDWHRNETSLRKRFAEIPKLDPVGLRECEFGESVSLAKTRLTRRDTVHLLSHQWHGSCVRSG; encoded by the coding sequence ATGGTAAATCAGAATCCAGAACAAATAGCTAGGGATCAAATTGACATTCAACTAGGGCAAGCTGGGTGGATCATACAAAATTTAAATAAAATCAATCTGAATGCTGGTATGGGTGTAGCAGTAAGAGAATACCAGACTGATGTAGGGCCAGTTGACTATCTTTTGTTTGTCGATGGAAAGCCATGCGGAGTTGTGGAAGCTAAAAGAGCTGAAGAAGGTCATCGAATTTCAACCCATGAAGAACAAGCCGAAAACTATGCAAAAGCTACTTTAAAACATTTACATAAACAACATTTACCTTTTACATACATTGCCACTGGCGAGGTGATCCGATTTTCGAACTTTTTAGATCCGAAACCTAGAGCTCGTGAAATCTTTGCATTCCATACTCCTGCAACTTTAAAAGATTGGCATCGAAATGAAACATCATTGCGAAAGAGATTTGCAGAGATACCAAAATTGGATCCCGTTGGTTTGCGAGAATGCGAGTTTGGCGAAAGCGTAAGCCTAGCCAAAACTCGTCTGACCCGAAGGGACACTGTGCATCTGTTGTCACACCAGTGGCATGGCTCCTGTGTTCGGTCGGGATAA
- a CDS encoding HTH domain-containing protein produces the protein MAQSLSFLEIAQKALVETGSPMSPSEIWAFAESKKWKTDSVGKTPWATISAQIYVSIKNDPISPFQQVSKRPTRFALSGWGETIDRIVSDFNARMLEEENIPVKERKLHPVLTQFVFSHPHFRAYTKTIYHEISTKSIKGKNRWLHPDLVGVRFNFDEYTEETVSLQKLMATADCYLFSFEVKVNLHFGNLREAFFQAVSNSSWANEGYLAALNIEEDSDLMDELSRLSKAFGIGVLKLDSTKPEESEILFQSNPKPNLDFTTIDRLAEENKNFRDFLKNIAEDVKLGKVKSSYDTKE, from the coding sequence ATGGCCCAATCCTTATCCTTTCTTGAAATTGCCCAAAAGGCCTTAGTGGAAACAGGTAGTCCCATGAGTCCTTCTGAGATTTGGGCTTTTGCTGAAAGTAAAAAATGGAAAACTGATTCCGTAGGTAAAACACCTTGGGCAACCATCTCTGCACAAATTTATGTAAGTATCAAAAATGACCCAATCTCACCGTTTCAGCAAGTAAGCAAAAGACCCACTCGTTTTGCTCTGTCTGGCTGGGGTGAAACTATTGATCGAATAGTTTCTGATTTTAATGCAAGAATGTTGGAAGAAGAAAATATCCCCGTGAAGGAACGGAAACTACATCCAGTCCTTACCCAATTTGTATTTTCCCACCCCCACTTCCGAGCGTATACAAAGACGATTTATCATGAGATTTCAACAAAATCAATAAAAGGTAAAAATCGATGGTTACATCCAGATCTAGTCGGAGTCAGGTTTAACTTTGATGAATATACAGAAGAAACAGTGAGTCTGCAGAAATTAATGGCAACTGCAGATTGTTACCTCTTTTCCTTCGAAGTAAAAGTGAATTTGCATTTCGGAAATTTAAGGGAGGCGTTTTTTCAAGCTGTTTCAAATTCCTCTTGGGCCAACGAAGGTTATCTCGCAGCACTAAACATAGAGGAAGACTCTGACCTAATGGATGAATTATCGAGACTTTCCAAAGCCTTTGGTATAGGTGTTCTTAAATTGGATTCGACTAAACCTGAAGAAAGCGAAATATTATTCCAATCAAATCCCAAACCCAACCTAGACTTTACAACAATCGACCGTTTGGCGGAAGAGAATAAAAATTTTAGAGACTTCCTCAAAAACATTGCAGAGGATGTGAAGTTAGGAAAAGTTAAGAGCTCCTATGATACGAAGGAATAG